From the Quercus lobata isolate SW786 chromosome 6, ValleyOak3.0 Primary Assembly, whole genome shotgun sequence genome, one window contains:
- the LOC115994612 gene encoding U-box domain-containing protein 7-like: MTERNKAAIVKAGAVHNMLKLIESPNAPNPLVYEAIVVNFLGLSALDLNKSVIGSSGAIPFLVKTLKNLGHQSSPQSKQDALRAIYNLSIFSCNVPFILETDLIPFLLKTLGDMELSERCLAILSNLVSTPEGRKAISVASDAFPVLIDALNWNDSPGCQEKASYIRSIKAFQHRSMNLGYVCYIECRLH, from the exons ATGACTGAAAG GAACAAAGCGGCCATTGTGAAAGCTGGTGCTGTTCACAACATGTTAAAGCTTATAGAATCTCCAAATGCTCCGAACCCATTAGTGTACGAAGCTATAGTGGTGAATTTCCTTGGCTTGAGTGCATTGGATTTGAACAAATCAGTGATTGGATCATCGGGTGCAATCCCATTCTTGGTAAAAACGCTTAAAAATTTAGGCCATCAAAGTAGCCCCCAATCCAAGCAAGATGCCCTTCGAGCGATCTACAATCTCTCAATCTTCTCGTGCAATGTTCCGTTCATTTTGGAAACTGATTTGATCCCATTTCTATTGAAAACACTTGGGGATATGGAATTAAGTGAGAGATGTCTTGCGATTCTTAGCAATTTGGTATCAACCCCGGAAGGTCGAAAGGCAATTAGTGTTGCCTCGGATGCATTTCCAGTATTGATTGATGCTTTGAATTGGAATGATTCACCGGGTTGCCAAGAAAAAGCATCATATATTAGAAGCATAAAGGCATTTCAACATAGAAGTATGAATTTAGGGTACGTTTGTTACATTGAATGTAGATTACATTag